The Chionomys nivalis chromosome 1, mChiNiv1.1, whole genome shotgun sequence sequence AAAGCTCTATCACTGTCAATCAAGGAACAACGTGGGCTGTTGGGGGAATGGAACAGGACCCCCAAACAGACAGCCACAGAAGCAGGACAGACCAATTGCCAAGAGGCCAGGACAAAGGGATGATGTGTGTGCTGGCGAAGAGCAGGGGAGAGACAGCTGGCTGTTGGGGGTAGGAGGAAGAGCTGCTGGGAAAGGCAGACTTGGACAGTGTGGGGCAggataggaggaggaggaatggggacaagggaagggaagagagttCAGGCTCAGGGAAGAGTTAAAATAAAGTTTCTGCCTCAAACGCAGGGATAATATAACTTCTTCCATCTTGGGTTTGTGAGgattaatacaatttaaaaattccagaatagtgccaataataataataaaataataataataataatcaaggcTTGCTATATGTTAGCGCTTTTTCTTTTAGACTAGAACTTgtgggaatcctcctgcctcagcctcctgagtgctgatactACTATACTCAACTTCTGCCAGCTGTTAATTGCTAGGAAGAAGCAGGGCAGGAGTCAAAGGAGGTAGATTATGGGCCAATGACAGCAAGGCTTCCCATGACTGGCCGGGCTGTTAGATCGCAAGGTTTGGAGTGAGTACGTGCAATGAACCCAGAGTGAGGTTACAAGGACTTCAGCCTCAATGTCTGGAGCTTGTAACTCTGAAGGCATCCCATAGCACCCCTGGAGGTCTGTTTGCTCTCGAGGACCTCTTCCAAACTCTGCACTGGAAAGTGATGCAGAGGGCTGTGCTGGTGATCGTGACCATGGAATAAAGAAAGGTTATGCCTGCTCGGTGACTGAAGACAAAGGAAACACCACAGAATGTTCCAGAGCTAGAGCTAAAAGGAGGAGATTGGAAAGAGTAGGCTTAGCCTACACATactgaaaaaaatgtagagtAATACATTCTAGTAGAAATAAATAACTGTCTAGAAAATAGTTAAATGAGAACCATTTACAGAATGCTAACTGGAAGCCATGAGAACGAATGTCACCAACTTCTGTCCATGACTGAgtgacctgcctctgcttctgagagcCACAGACCTAGAATACGCCCTTGGTGGCTAGAAGAAATACTGATGCCAGTCAAggtgttgggaaaaaaaaaatcaaaaaccagtGGAAGCAGCAATGTATTTGCTCTTCAGGAACCTGGGAACTAGCACATGAGAAGATTAAAGATGTTCCTGGGGGCCCTGCCAGTGGGAGGTGGGAGCCTTGACTCTTGGTCTTTGCATCAGCTGCAGGCCCTGGCCCTGGCAGAAACCAACCCACTTCCCCTTCAGATTGCCCTGACTGCCACTAtgagttttctaattttcttcttctcctttccttcaggaaacctaaaaaaaaaaaaaaaaaaaaaaaaaatcagctaggctgggcagtggtggcacacacctttaatcctagcacttaggaggcagagtcagagtcaggcagatttctgtgaggtaaggctggtctacagagcgagttccaggatagccaggactgttacacaagaaactctgtcttgaaaaaaccataccaaacaaaaaaatcagcctagccttcttgggttttgttgttttgggttttttgagacgggtttctctgtagctttggagcttatcctaaaactcactctgtagaccaggctggccttgaattcacagagatcctcctgcctcttgctaCTGCCCAGCTGCCACCCAGTCCCTCCCCTGAGCGCTTGTGTTATCCATTCTTCACAGTTTAAATGTGTCACATGGAAGAGTGCTGGCTCTGAGAAGTCAGTGCAGGAGATCGCATTTCACTTTGCCTTGTAATTAGGAGCCAAGATCTAGGGTCTGACATGAATGTGAAATCTCCAGACCATCCTTCACTGGCAAGGAAAATGCCAATTGCTGGCCTCAGGGTGAGCAAGCAAGTTTCAATGGTGACCAGTGTTGGCTAGGATAAAgtagtggtggtaatggtggcaGTAGCATTGCTGTGGTAGTATTGGCAGGCAGCCACAAATTTCCAACGTAATTGGccagaatttctctctctctctctctctctctctctctctctctctctctctctctctctctctctcacacacacacacacacacacacacacacacaaaatgctaaGTCCCTGTAGTAAGACAgagtctgtttttataccaactGTAAGATGGGGGATTTCCAATGACCTAGTGCCTGTGGGAAATCTTGGCCATACTAGGCAATTAATTCATTTCAGCCATCACTGACTTAGCAACGAACTGAAGTTCTCAGAGCCAGGATAGTAAGGAGCTCCAGAAATAAGGAACATTTTACATCTAAGGTCTCCTGTTAAAGGACTAAATGCTGGGTGGGAAGAAGGAGAATCGTgtcaattgtgtctcatgtcatgccAACATAGATGGGGAATTCAAGATCACGAGAAGTTTTAAGACAGACGTCATGGCTGcccaaatgcaaacacacacgcacgcgcgcgcgcgcctTCTAGGCCTTTCTCCAGGTATAATGCTTTAGGATCTGACCATTCTGGGACTCAGAGACCAGTATCCCTCCTTTCCCAAGGATTTCTCACTCCTAAACCTGACCCTGGACTCTTGTTCTGTCCTTGCTCATAccagtaatcccaacactggggtagcaaaggcaggagaaccctgagtttgaagccagcctgggctatacagtgaagtCCTATTTAGACGGCAGCAACAACAGAACCATCATATAAATTAGAGATTAAGTTTCATAGGTATCTTCCTAGCACCGTCCCCAAGTCCTGCCAGGCTGAGGCCTGGCCACCTCACTTCCCACATACTTTCCCATCGGGGCTTTTAATCAAGATTTGTCATTTCTCCGCTGAGTCTAGTTCAGTTTTATTTCAGCTCCTTTAGGCACTAGGCCAAATGACCCGTTGAAGGCTGATAAAGTCGTTGACCTAGGcacaggaagggaaagagaagggacatTTCTGGGCaattctaaaataaatcttttcccgTTTCCCCCTGACCTTTGGACAACCTCCCAAGGCCACCTACTGTGGGGGGAGGGTAGGAAGAACAGGTGACATTGTCTGGAGCCAGTTGTAGGACCTTGACTAGATTACCTTCTGGGCTGGTTTACTTATttaccaataaataaatgaaatgacaaATCATGGAGGTGCCTTTCAGCTGTGGTTGTCTAGGATGCTATGGACCTGGCTCAGCTGTTTTGAAATCCGAGGTACTTTCTTGGGCCTTCTCTTGAGGTACAGCTTCTTTGAAAACTATAGTCTAATTCTGATTCAATAGCATACCTAAGTGGTTGGACTTAGATCTGCTCCAATTTTCCAGGAGACATGAAGCATAATAATGTGTAATCCTAAAATCTAGACATCATTCCTTCAGGGCGGAGCTGGGGACACACCAGCTCAGGGAGGAACGCCTGGGGAAACACGCCTGGGGTTTCACCCATGTTATGTGGAGGGCAGTAGGCCTGGCATTTCTAAATATGAAACTTCTGGGAACagtgggtgggggctggggcaAGAAGTGGGAGGAGGCATGGAAAGCTATAAATTAACTACTGACGGCAAGTATTGAGTTTAGGAGCAAACTGGACACAAACTGCTGGTGGTCTGAGACCAGAGAAAGCAACATTGGAATAGTGCAAATCCAGCTCACTGTGCACACTGGAGGCAATCTGGTCCCCTGTCCCAGCTGCTCCAGTCCTATAGCAGCTCCCGTACAGTTTTCTTtggctcagagaagcagaggcctCCCCCGAGCCCCGGCCCCCCTCTACTGCAAAGCAACTGGCTTCCATTACCCCTGACAGCTCCAGAGTAACAGTCCAGCCCCCGGCCCTGTCTGGCTCCACATCATTCCCTTTTATGGTGAAgctgagagaaagcaagaaaggggAAACCCTTTTCTAGCTGAATAGAGGGCTGTAGAGATTCAGGGTGCTGCTCCCCCTCACCAGTGACCCTCGTTTGTCTGAATGTCTACTGCAGCTCTTTTTCACCACAAACCCACGACCCCTCTGGCTTATCCCAGCCCTTCCTTTCCTACCCCCTCCTTCACATCCGGGGGGTGATTTCCAACTTGGCCGAGGTCCCACGTTTGGTTTTTGATTATGAAAGGATCCGCCCTAATTTCGACGCCCACCTCCAGGAGTGGGATGGAGGCAGAGAGCCGGCCTGAGACCGGCACTGGTCAAGTAGTCAATGATCCGCCTGTTTGGTAGGACATGGATTCAGAAAGATTAGCACCCGTGAGAGCACCAGCATCCTCGATCCTATCCATTCtgcatctatctatccatccccACCGCCGGCGAGCctgggaggggactgggaggggaGGACCCAAAGGAAGCACCTGGCTGGGTCGGGTAGGGAAGCGAAGGGTGGCAGCATGCAGGAAAGTGGGTCGGAGTCTGCGGGTCAGGCCCGGCCTCCCGCCCGCCGCACCCTCGCCCTAGCCCACTCCTCGGCTCCAGGGAGGCTGCCACCACAGCAGCGCTAGCTAACCGCGGCTCCTGCCGCGCCAGCTGCTGCCAGCTGCGGAAATCCCAGTCCCGCCCCGCCCCCCGCAGCTGGGCGGCCTCCTCGAAGCTCCGCCCAAGGCCCACTCTGTGTGCGCGCGCCGCCGGAGCAGACGAGTCGGCGGGGTAGAGAAGCCGGAAGTTCCTTGCCGTTCCCCAGACTAGCGCTACGAAGTTCCGGCTCAAGTCTCCTACCTCGAGCTGTACAGCGAGCGGTAGCGTCGGAGCCGAGTGGAGCTGGTCAGGTGAGAGCCTCGCAGGCGCCGTCTCACACGCGAGCCCGGCGGAAGCTGGACCGCGGTGGCGAGGACCGGGCCTGCTAAGGGCAAGGAGAGCGCTACCCGAGGCTCAGTCCCTCCCCTTGTCCGCAGGATGATCACGGACGTGCAGCTCGCCATCTTCGCCAACATGCTGGGCGTGTCGCTTTTCTTGCTTGTGGTTCTCTATCACTACGTGGCAGTCAACAATCCCAAGAAGCAGGAATGAAAGTAGCGCTTTCTCCGCCCCAGGTAACGGTCCGGGCAGTAGCGCCCAGGCCCCAGAGAGCTGAGTGGTGAGGCCGCGCCAGGGCCTGCAGGCTTAGGAACTTGAAGTCAGAACGAGTCTACCCAAGCTTAGTCCAGAACCGGGCCCCTTTGTTTGCACTCTGTACACTGCCTTGAAACACTGCTTCTTCCCATAAACGGCTTCCTACTACAATGAGGATGGGTTTCCGGATCCTACGCAGGCTCCAGTTTTGAGGTTCCCAGTAGATAGAGTGCCAATTTACAAGGAGTCGTTGACACCAATACAAACAAAGGCCGTAACTGTGCCACCCAAGTGTGGGATCAGGCCCTAAGCCTCACTTTCCCACGGAGCCTGAGGCAGGGTTGGGGGAGGAGCATGGTAGCGAAAGATGTAGACTTCCATGTTCTGAAACCAGGGACCTTGTTTTTATGGGTTATCTACAAACACAAACAAGGTCAAAAGGGAGGGGGCAGAGTCTGGGAACCAAGTGTGTTTGAGAATGTAAGGGGAACCGGGCTAGATGGGGGTGGGCTCCTGAAGGATCCCCCGCAGGGAAAGAAAGCTGCAGCGTTTTCCTTACTTCGGGTCTTTCCCCTTTTTTCTAGGGTTCCAGGACATAGTCTGAGGCAAGATGGAGGGTGTGCAGGGCCTTCACACGTCACTGCATCCCTCCTACCCATCACAACATACAAAGCAACTACACCTGGATTTTTCCAAACAACTTTTATTTCCTCAAAGTCTTCCTTAACTCTATGGAACAAGAAGCTGCCACTGAATAGGGCCCAGTATAGGGGctgctttcttttctattccCTCCCcccaatacaaaaatatatattttttgtggTCCCAAAATCTTGTgctgtggagggagggaaggggtggCAGGTCCCTGTTTTGTTCTGTCTCAAGGTGATGTTCTGCAAGGCCTCGGACGCGTGGTATCCCAAGGAGCTACGTTGTCACATGATACCAGCAGCTGGAAGACGGGACTAACATATCGTTCACTGTGTTCCCTCACCTTAGGTCTATGTCCTGGGCATGGAGGTAAAGGCATGGTCAGACCCTGGGAGAAATAGTGAGTGATGGAGATTTAGGGACGAAACAAACCTCACACTGGTTCAGGGGCCCCCTGCTGTAACAAATCCGGGTTGGGGAGTCAGATAGAGTACAGGAAATAGGAGAAAAGGCAGGGGCAGAGTGGGGCCGTGGGGGGCCGGCCTGAGGCAGCCTgtaacagagaagagagaggaaatcaGGGTTGTGGAAACAGCCCCATTTCTGGTCTGTTAGCCAGGGGCTGGGAGGTGAAGAGGGAAATGTGAAGATGGGTAGGACTAGGTAGATTCACTACTGCACAGAAGTCTGCTATCAGAACTAGCAAGCTAGTGCCTAGCTAGGCCTTAAGGGCCTAACTACAAGTTACACTGTGAAGTGAAGACAGGCCATGGTGGAATAAAAATCAGGGACTAAATTAATAATGAAAGTGCATTTAGTCTTTGGGatcaatgagaaaaggagaaaattgtCCTGCATGTGGAAATGGGGTGAAGGGGTAGTAGAAATGAAGGACGGAGGACTGGACTCCGGTGCTCACCCTGGTGTAGCAGAGCGGGGTCCCGGCTCCAGCTCACTGCTCTCTCTGGTCTGGGGGATAGGGGATATGGGGCTTGAAGAGCCTCTCATCCCTCCGCGAGTCGGCGGTGAGCTCCGGCCCAACCTGGGCCTAGCCTGTGTGGACAGGGTAGTctaagaggttttttgttttttttttctcccgtgaggcttttcttttctttttttttcttttttagagtttCCGTGCATAAGAATCTAGCACAGGAGTCCTGAGCACTGTTCCTCGCTGAGAGGATGAGGCAGGGTGGCAGCTAAAGAACTTCCAGATTCAGCTTATGACAACATGCCAGTCTTACTTATCTAAGGGTGGCAAAGGGCCCAGCATTTCACCTCCATGGGTATCCCATGGTTAAGAGGTGGCTGAGTTGAGAAGCCGTATAAATAAAGATGGTAGGGGACTGGCAGACCTCCCTCAGCTTTCTGAGCCTCCGCCCCTGCCAGAGCAGCTTAAACTTCACCCATCCAGAGGAGCTTGTCTAAGTTGGAGGTGATAGTAGGGCTGTTACTAGGAGCAGTAACCAGATGTGTTACCTGGGGAATCCGGGACCCCTCCTGGCGGAAACTCTCCTCGGGCAGGTCTGGTCAGAAAGAGAGGAGACGCTAAGGACGGGTAGGGAAAGCCAAAGCTAGCAGGCTGCGGTTGGGGCGCATCTGGCAGGGACAATGGAGTCTGAGATACCTGGCTGATTGGGACTGGGTAGGTTAACACTCAGGTACCATGCAGCTCTGATAGGCTGGTGACAGAGGCTGTAAAGCAGGACTCAGCATTTCcctcccagtgctcaggagaacAGTGTCTTCCTGGGCTCTGCTAATGTTAAGGACAAGGAaagacccccccaccccaaattttACCTGCAAACGAGTCCTAATGCAGGGGATCCGAGCACCAGCCCCTAGCAGACTTTTCCCAATCACCATGACAGCCTCTGGCTTGTCCCCTGAAGACGAGGATGAGCAGCTGCTCCCTAGAGGACAGAGGAAACTGATCATCAAGGCAGGACTAGAAGAGAAGGTAACTTCATTTATATCAGTTTCTTGACCTTGTTTTgtttatggtgctggggattaaacctagggTTTCATGTTAAGCCGGTGcccaaccactgagctatataccAGCAGCCCTTCACTCAGCATCATTGAATTAGCGGTACAATCATTTGTTGTTGCAGTGATTTTGTGCATAGTAGGATGTTTACCAACATCCCTACCTCAAATTGTGTGTGCTGTTTCCTCCCTAGATCCTTCCctattgtaatagccagaacctccTTGGATGTTGTCATATGTTCTCTGGGTGGCAGAATTGCTTCTGAGGGGTTCTAATCTGACCCAAGAAGTGAAGCTGCCACTTTGAGTTAAAATTAAACTTTCAAGTTTAATGACTCAATTTGTAAACGTTAGAGCCCACTCCAATCAGATGTTTAGGTATTTAGGCATGGTggtcatgcctctaatcccagcattccagaggcagaactGGAAGACCaactggtctatataatgagttccaggacagcgggctacatagaccttgtctcaaagggggagtgggggagtccATTATGTGCAACAGCTGGACTGAGGACTAACTTGATTAGAAATTGGTAGGTTGGTACAGTATATGTTGGACTCAATCACAGGAAACAATCCTGCTGGGCATGGATTGTTTCTAAtaattaattgttgatctttaattctagcactcagggcagtcaggtagatctctatgggtttggggccagcctggtctacaaagagttccaggacagccagaactacaaagagagaccctgtttcaaaagaaaaagaaaataatcccaTTTATTTCCTTATACCACTGGGTCTCTAACTTAAAATACAAGTAGGTGCCTTTAAGTTTAGTTGTATAGGATGCCATTTATAATCATAGGTGAAAAGCCTGTGTTGTTTTAAATGTTCCAATTTTATCCCTACTCCTAGCTCTTGGAGTTAGGGAACTTGATTAAGTAGCACTTTGCAGGTAGAAAGTCCTCACATTCTTGAGCTACAAGCGAGGACTAGATAGTATAGAGCAGTTCCTGCACAGAGTGAACGTTCAATAAATGTTAACTGttactttattttacaaattCATTTCATTGAATTCCACCCTCCCATACAAAGGCACATGTGTTAGGAGTGTGAGGTACCAGGAGAATAACTCACACCTGCTCTGAAGTGGCCTGTATACATCAGGTCAAGAAAGGAAGTCCAGGTTAGGTAGCAGTATGGCTGAAGGGTTTCTTCTTGAAGCTTAGTTGGTAGCCTGTCTAAGCCCTGGGTGGTACAGAAGACAAGAAGCTGGGCAACTCGGATTTCAGGGGCAGTGGGTACAGACCTGATAAGCTGAGTGAATTGGGCAGTAGACAGGAGCCCAGATTTCGTGAGGAGGCTGGGCCAGAACTAGCAAGAGTTGGAGATGGGGCCAGGCTGCTTGTGGTAGGACGATGGTTCAGTGGCTGCTGCCGCCGTCTTCTGTCTGGGCATCGGGGCTCTGAGTGGAAAGGGCACAGCAGGTAAAGATAAAATAAGTGAGACACCATATGATGGGCTTCACTGACTTGCTGGCTTCCCCTGGTCAGGCATGGTCAGAAGATGCCTGTTTTCAAGTTTGTCAACAAAGCAGTCACCTGCCCTGTTCTGGAGCAACTGAGATGAAAGACATCTACTATTGACTCCAGCCATCTAAATCTCAGCCAGCTCTCATCCTACCAGTTTGTTCTGGTTAAAAGTTGCAGCTTCTAGAACATGGCCTTACTAGACTTTTCCCTCACCTCTAACTGCTCCTTTTCTTACTGATCTTCCTGCCACTTAAGGACCAATGTTCCAGCCATCTGGCCTTCCTCTTTTCTTAAGTCCTGTAATCTCTAAGGCCATTTTCTCCCTAAGTCTCTGATTGCCAAACCAAATCTTACTGCCTTTTCCCCACTCCTTTGCTGTGTGCTAGGAAGCTCACTTCATTTTCTCCCTTGCATTTCCATTTGTTTAGTCAAATCCTGATGGTTCGACACTTGCATCTTATTCATGCAGTTGCCAGGGTATAAATGGATATTTTCACTCTCCATCCTCTCCCTtggtttgatttaaaaaaaaaaaaaaaaaatcatacttttaCATAGGTGCCACCAAGTTATCCTAAAatagaaactttttttaaaaattattattcacTGAGGCTTGGGTAAGGGAGAAACAGTTTATCTGCAGACAGAtcctcactgtatagcccagactGTCTTCACTGTATAACCTAAGCTAGACCTGAACTTTTGGTCTTGCCACACCCTGCCAAACGCTTGGACTGTATGCATTCACCACACTACTACATGTAGCTAAATTCTAAAGGTCTTTTAAAGATAAAGTCCATTCTAAACCCTTATATTCAGGGTCCTATGCTGTTTCTTGGCTACCTATCATTAGGATGCTAGCTTCATCGCTCATAACTCAGCCATGGTTGCTACTAGCTGTGTGGTTcctttgaaatttgtttttctttaggcaGTACCTTGAGTCTCTTCCATGTTCCATCTCAAATGTCAGCTCCCTGTAAATGTTAACTTGGCCATTTACAGGCAAAATTAGTTCCCTTTTTCACATGGCTAGTATAGTTGTTTATAGATCAGTCACCTCTTAAAGTTTATGGGCATACTTCTAGGGGTAGTACTCCGACGTACTCCTTTGGCCTGAACTTGACTACTACAGGTTCTGAAGGGTGTGGCACCAGAGACAGATGGTAGGTGAATGGGACAGGGGACTTACAGTACAGGTTCAGTGGCTTTTAGCAGGTGCCAGGTGCTCTTGAATTGTCGTAGAAACAAAACACTGGTGTCAGTATTCTAGGTGTCTTTTAATACAAGTACAGGTATGAGGTGACTGTACTGGGTTTTAGCAGGCTGTGCCACTGTTACATACGAAACAgtgcaaacctgtaatcccagcatgcagaaggTTGTGGCAGGCAGGGTGActacaagttctaggccagcatgcTCTTCACAATGAggccctgtttcttttcttttttttctttctttctttttttt is a genomic window containing:
- the Ost4 gene encoding dolichyl-diphosphooligosaccharide--protein glycosyltransferase subunit 4, with the translated sequence MITDVQLAIFANMLGVSLFLLVVLYHYVAVNNPKKQE